The Ziziphus jujuba cultivar Dongzao chromosome 3, ASM3175591v1 region gtggtatttccctgggatcaggacttgtctaggattccggggaggaattctggacaggtcctgacagttTCTCTATCAATTTGATAGTCTTCAGGAAACAATGAGCAATATAAAAAGCACTGTTGCACTTTTGGATCTTTCAACTGATCGTAGCTGTACTTTAATACTTGAAGTACCTCAATTCCAATGTCATCATCATGCTCTGCCGCTGgttctttcaatttttcaagTGCATCTCTCCACTCACTTATGTCTTCGACCCCCTTCATGGATCCTGGCACGGTTTTTATTGCAAGAGGAAGACCAGAACATTTTCCTGTGAGAGACTTTGCAATGGGCTCAATTTCAGGCGAAAGTGCTCTGCCATGCCCAAATATCTCAGTAAATAACTCCCATGCTTCGTTCCTAGAAAGTGGCTCCACCTTGATATGCTCTTCGCAACCTATCCTTCGGCAAACCTCTAAGGATCGACTTGTTAAAATCAACTTAAATCCATTTCCACGAGAAGGAATTCCCAACTCATCTATTGTAAAATGTTTCCAAACATCATCTAAGATGAGCACAAAGTTATTCATTTTTCTCAAGCACCGTTCCAGTTTCGCAGCCCTTTTGATCTTATGATCCTCATTTTCTATGTCAAGGCCAACAGCTTTTGCAATGTCACTCTGCAGTTTATGAATATTAAAGTACTGTGACACGGGCACCCAAGAAACTCTGGAGTTTGGACAATTACGAAGCTCATTGTGAATATATGTACCGAAGGTTGTTTTACCAACTCCCCCCATTCCATATATGCCAATTTTTGAGACATCATCGCTCCTCAACCATTCGCATATCACATTCTTATGTTGCCGAAATGATTGACCGATTAAttttgttgtaattaagtcagtCTGTTGGTTGCCATGTACCCGAAGTGTAAGCCCATCAGGAAATTGACCTTGCCGAATGAGCTCTGTCACTCCTGCAGTTAATCTTGCTATTTTCGATTCATGTAGCAAATTTGAAAAACGCCAGCTACTTTCAAGAACTTGTTGCTCCATCATCTCAACTTCATTTGCTATGCTTGCAGCATTTGCCAACCAATTTTCAACTACTTTCCTTCGTTTTTTCAACAATAAGCCTTCTGCATATTCGAGCTCTGCCTTGACATCTTCTTCTCTACTCTTTAAATGGTCgcatttcctttttaatttcttcatctTTTCATCAATGCCCTCATAATTTATTACTCCTTGCGCAACCTTCTTCAGAGTCTCCATACCTAACAAAATTAGTACATGAAGATTAAAGCAACAATCCAAAATATTCAACAATTCTAAAAGACAAATATTTAATCTGCTTAAACAGGGAAATGTTTAACTCAAACAAAtcaataattagaaaaataaaatctttttatcaaaaaaaaaaaaaaaattgatcgtCAAGCAAAAAGCATCACAACTAAGGCCAATTAAACATCCACTACAGAATAAGACACATTTTTATGGTGAATAAGccataaagaaaatcaaatgagTCTTCACTAAATGTTTCATCTGGTCAAATTAGAAGCTCACATTAATATTAACGtttaacaaaacataaaatattaatattggttCATAATGATGATAACTCATTGCACCTGTGTAGAATTAATCAACATAAAATAGCAAATTAAAATGAGATATTTCatcaagaaagaaaataaaaacgagCAACTATATATACAGATCTAGAATTtatcaagttatatatatatatatatatatatatccaagcaTGCATCACTATTTAATTAGTAACTAGAGTTTAATACATatactatttttatatatatctatttaatttattaaaaaaacaaatatatatatatatatatatatttaattatttttctgttcattttgtattttgtttaagtTAGGAGTTAGCATTACTATATTCATTTAGTCATTTTGTAATTAGggactatttttttattattggttttaCTAGTTAGTTTGTTTAACAATCTTAGTCGTTTCTCATAAAATATTCATGAGtttgagtttaaaaaaaaaaaatagtgttgAAATATAATTCAAGAAGAACAATGCAGATATTCTCCTAATACGTTGATGCTGAGGTATTGCTGTCAATTACCAAAAAGAGGTATTGCTGTCAAAgactgattattattattatgattttttttagtgaaactatgcaagtttttgttttgttttttttttttttttttgtgagaaaTTGTAAGGTCTTCTTTAAGCTTGAGTATGTAATCTGGTGTACTCTTTAAATGGTCGCAAttccattttaatttcttcatctTTTCATCAATGCCCTCATAATTTATTGCTCAACCTAGAACGTTCATCGCATTGACCGTACCTAACAAAATTAGTGCATGAAGATAATCATATGTACTTGAAGACATAAAGCAACAATCCAAAATATTCTACAATTCCAACAGACGaatattttatgtgcttaaacaGGGAAATGTTTAGCACAACCAAatcaataattagaaaaaaaaaatatttttattaaaaaagaaaaaagaattgatCGTCAGGCAAAGAAGCATCACAATTAAACATCCACTAGAGAATAAGACATTTTTATGGTGAACAAgccataaagaaaattaaatgcttCATCTGGTTAAATTAGAAGTTCACGCTAATATTAATTCTtcacataaaataaaacattaattaatttgttcatGATGATATTGATAATTCACCATCCTGTATAGAATTCATTATGAAACAAGCAAATTACGATGGAAATATATCTCTTATCAAAAAGGAATATATAAATGAGCAAATATATATAGGCacagagaatatatatatacatatatatatatatctataatgtTACATTAATCCAAACTGGTATATATGCATCACGATAagcttatttaattagtaatacaCTATACTCCATATATATCCATCTAACTATTTTTCTGTCTATTTTaagtttaatttgtattttgtaattGCTATAAATTAGGActtatcatttttatattcatttacccatcatttttaaaaaaatttatattacaatataaaaaaggatatttcacctagattaaggaTTTGAATACTAAatctaaaggtttatttttaatGGGTTTAATATTGAACCAAGCTTATGAATACATGACTTTTAttagtttgtttaatattagcaaagccatttgtcaaaaaataatcAGAGTTTGAATCAGAGTTTTTACTAAAATTTGGTTAGACTAATAATATAGAGGCCATATATTTAAATCgcatcttcattttttttttctaacaataattaaaaatgaaatgttACAAATTTGGGTGCATGTATTAATGTATATGTAGTTCACTGAGATgtgcatacatataaaaatgagtattttctttttctttttcttttttctttttgtattttattaaaaaaaaaagaaagaaaatagaataaaataaataaactaataaagatACCCGGGATCTGCAAAAACCAAATGCCATTTAAAAATAGTACTATATATAAAGGAAGCTATCTAATAGAAACTTACCttgatggaatttattgaaAGATATTGTGAGATATTCTTGGTGGAGAAAGGAAAATAGAATatagctactttttttttttttaatgtaattgttaCATATGTTGTGGAAGCAATAGCTTCCTATTTATATAAGTACAAGGTGGGTTCTTTGGCCAACTAAACCATTCATGAATGTTCTAGGTTCTAGGAAGCAAAGTTTAACTTAAACACTTATACACATGAGGAAGTCAAATCAGACTTAAACTCTTACTTGCCACCTAAGTATTTCTAGAATTCTCTTTAGAAATGTGCAGCATTAATTGCAGCACTCCTCCTTGATGGACATTTCTGTTACACCAATCTTGCTTCTTAGTAATTCGAATTTGTTTCGAGGTAGTGCCTTGGTGAAGATGTCCGCTAATTGTTCTTCAATCTTGTAGTATTTGATTGCAATTTCTTTGTTCGCCTCAGCTTCATGGACGAagtgatattttctttttatgtgttTGGTCCTGTTATGGAACAGTGGGTTCTTCACCATTGCTATTGCTGACTTGCTATCACAGTATATTTGTTGTTGCTTCATTTTGTGGTTCTCCAAAgtcttcaaatatatatttgagcCATAATGCTTGACTTGTGGCATATGCAGTTGCAATATATTCTGCCTCTGCAGATGATTATGCAactgttgcttgcttctttgatgCCCAAGAGAAAATGCCTGAGCCAAGAGTGAACACATAGCCAGAAGTGCTTCTCATGTCATCTGCTGATCCTGACCAGTCACTGTCTGTGAATCCTAGCAGTTGTGAATTAGAATTGGGTCTATACCATATACCGTAATCTTTAGTTCCTTGTAGATATCTGAGTATTCTTTTTGCAGCTCCATAATGCACTTGAGTTGGAATCGGCATGAACCTTGATAGTAAACTTGTTATACATGATGTCTGGTCTAGTAGTTGTTAAATATAGGAGACTTCCAATGAGACTTCGAAATGTCGAGCTATTAGCTGGTGGTGATCCATCTTCTTTCTTCATTGTCTGACAATTGTCAAGTGGTGTTGCTACAATTTTACAACCACTCatcttgaattttttaataataccttcagtatatttcttttgagaaataaatattccttcatcaCATTGGTATGTCTCAATTTCGAGAAAGTAGTGCATCAAGCCCAAGTCCGTCATTGCAAATGTCTTCAACATCTCTTTTTTAAATTCCTCAATCATTTTCTCATtgtttcctatatatataagatcatcaatatataaagaaactgtcaggacccgtccacaATTCTTCATCGggaccctagacaagccctgatcccagggaaataccaccgaaccttctaccggaaaatccggcagcacctcccctaagggtaggacttaccaaaaattacctgcactgaaaacacacttctataatcatccccttaCTCCTCCCacatactacaagttgattccacaattttacagcacttcacaggaataacagcaatccagtgcataaataaaacataaatgtccagaatagtatacaaagcttcatgaagtgctatttaatagaaaatacaataaagatgaaagaaataatacaactgaaatgaacgagtacaaaagtacttctcgaaacacgatagcgacggaaatttggttcgctccggaagaacgcctaccaccccttgcacctaagggaacggaacttaaaaacgtgagatgctaatcatctcagtgagcgaccctagatactgaacacttttaataataataataacaatataacaaataagggaatttaattaataccgacaattaaatggtaaataaataataacagttcaaaataataatttctctcaaaattctcactaatcactctgttggaaatgttccatttttaaaacattttcacaaaacccgatattcatatttcccaaaaaccaagggatcaaacaacttaataaacaataaataaataaataccccaaatataattaaaatgtaaataaaatatgataaataatttttgaacactttggggtttgaaattttatcaaaaaatttacacttgacgcaccacaccatataccagtgatgccctccgatacccagcgtcccgagcaccgactggcggggagattaaagagagaaacttgcaaacggcactttggcgtcccgacagtaccgttgCTGAAATCGTCAttccgg contains the following coding sequences:
- the LOC132803188 gene encoding disease resistance protein SUMM2-like, with protein sequence METLKKVAQGVINYEGIDEKMKKLKRKCDHLKSREEDVKAELEYAEGLLLKKRRKVVENWLANAASIANEVEMMEQQVLESSWRFSNLLHESKIARLTAGVTELIRQGQFPDGLTLRVHGNQQTDLITTKLIGQSFRQHKNVICEWLRSDDVSKIGIYGMGGVGKTTFGTYIHNELRNCPNSRVSWVPVSQYFNIHKLQSDIAKAVGLDIENEDHKIKRAAKLERCLRKMNNFVLILDDVWKHFTIDELGIPSRGNGFKLILTSRSLEVCRRIGCEEHIKVEPLSRNEAWELFTEIFGHGRALSPEIEPIAKSLTGKCSGLPLAIKTVPGSMKGVEDISEWRDALEKLKEPAAEHDDDIGIEVLQVLKYSYDQLKDPKVQQCFLYCSLFPEDYQIDRETVRTCPEFLPGILDKS